A DNA window from Zingiber officinale cultivar Zhangliang chromosome 3A, Zo_v1.1, whole genome shotgun sequence contains the following coding sequences:
- the LOC122052742 gene encoding obtusifoliol 14-alpha demethylase-like, with amino-acid sequence MVAAMDLKEHKFLAVGLLFVATLVLAKFIAAVLAPRGKKRLPPTVSALPVVGGLLRFMKGPIPMIREEYAKLGGVFTVNILNRKITFFIGPEVSSHFFKAPEAQLSQQEVYQFNVPTFGPGVVFDVDYSVRQEQFRFFTESLRVTKLRGYVDQMVTEAEDYFSKWGESGTVDLKYELEHLIILTASRCLLGREVRDKLFDDVSALFHDLDNGMRPISVIFPYLPIPAHRRRDRARARIAEIFSTIIKSRKSSGKSDDDMLQCFIDSKYKDGRSTTEGEITGLLIAALFAGQHTSSITSTWTGAYMLRFKKYLAAALEEQKEIMRRHGDKVNHDILSEMDVLYRCIKEALRLHPPLIMLLRYSHDDFSVTTREGKEYDIPKGHIVATSPAFANRLPYIFKDPDSYDPDRFAPGREEDKAAGAFSYISFGGGRHGCLGEPFAYLQIKAIWSHLLRNFEFELISPFPENDWNAMVVGVKGEVMVQYKRRKLPIY; translated from the exons ATGGTTGCGGCGATGGATCTGAAGGAGCACAAGTTCCTCGCGGTGGGGCTGCTCTTCGTGGCGACGCTTGTCCTGGCGAAGTTCATCGCCGCCGTCCTGGCGCCCAGGGGGAAGAAGCGGCTGCCGCCGACAGTGTCTGCGCTTCCTGTCGTCGGCGGGCTGCTGCGGTTCATGAAGGGTCCCATCCCGATGATCCGGGAGGAGTACGCGAAGCTCGGTGGCGTGTTCACGGTGAATATCTTGAACCGCAAGATTACCTTCTTCATTGGACCGGAGGTCTCGTCGCACTTTTTCAAGGCGCCGGAGGCGCAACTCAGCCAACAGGAGGTGTACCAGTTCAACGTGCCCACCTTCGGGCCGGGCGTCGTCTTCGATGTGGACTACTCGGTCAGGCAGGAGCAGTTCCGATTCTTCACGGAATCGCTTAGAGTGACAAAACTCAGGGGTTATGTGGACCAGATGGTGACCGAGGCTGAG gattacttctcaaaatggggtGAGAGTGGCACAGTAGACTTGAAGTATGAGCTGGAACATCTCATCATATTGACTGCAAGCCGATGCCTGTTAGGGAGGGAGGTAAGGGACAAGCTTTTTGACGATGTCTCTGCCCTCTTTCATGATCTTGACAATGGCATGCGCCCAATTAGCGTTATATTCCCTTATCTTCCTATCCCTGCCCACCGCCGGCGTGATCGTGCCCGTGCTAGGATAGCTGAGATTTTTTCCACCATCATCAAGTCACGCAAGAGTTCTGGGAAATCTGACGACGATATGCTGCAGTGCTTCATTGATTCAAAGTACAAAGACGGAAGATCGACGACAGAAGGAGAGATCACTGGTCTGCTGATTGCTGCCCTCTTTGCAGGACAACACACCAGTTCCATCACTTCGACCTGGACTGGAGCATATATGCTCCGTTTCAAGAAGTATCTTGCAGCTGCTCTCGAGGAGCAGAAGGAGATCATGAGGAGGCACGGTGACAAAGTGAATCATGACATCCTATCTGAGATGGACGTTCTCTACAGATGTATTAAGGAAGCTCTCAGACTTCATCCACCGTTGATAATGCTTCTGCGCTACTCACATGATGACTTCAGTGTCACCACAAGAGAAGGGAAAGAATATGATATCCCCAAGGGCCATATTGTTGCAACGTCCCCAGCTTTTGCCAACCGGCTGCCCTACATTTTCAAGGATCCAGATTCATATGATCCTGATAGGTTTGCACCTGGAAGGGAGGAAGACAAAGCTGCAGGGGCCTTCTCATACATCTCATTTGGAGGAGGAAGGCATGGGTGCCTGGGAGAACCTTTTGCGTACTTGCAGATTAAGGCTATATGGAGTCACCTGCTGAGGAACTTTGAGTTCGAGCTGATATCTCCATTCCCAGAAAATGATTGGAATGCGATGGTTGTCGGAGTAAAAGGTGAAGTGATGGTGCAGTACAAGCGAAGGAAGCTGCCCATTTACTGA
- the LOC122052743 gene encoding vacuolar protein sorting-associated protein 60.2-like: MRRVFGAKKDKEPPPTIQDATDRINKRGETVDEKIKKLDAELARYKEQIKKTRPGPAQEAIKARAMRVLKQRRMYDGQRDMIYNQTYNLDQVAFATEGLKDAQQTMSALKTANKELKGVMKTVNISAIDSMQDEMMDMMDISTEIQESLGRSYNVPDDIDEEELMGELDALEADMGAETESDAVPSYLQPDKESDLDAELNLPVAPMGNASAVPNRVNHQAEDGLGLPAVPQASLRS, encoded by the exons ATGAGGCGGGTCTTCGGCGCTAAGAAGGACAAGGAGCCTCCTCCGACGATCCAGGATGCCACCGATAGG ATAAATAAAAGGGGTGAAACAGTTGATGAGAAAATCAAGAAACTTGATGCTGAATTAGCTAGATACAAGGAGCAGATTAAGAAGACTCGACCTGGTCCTGCTCAAGAAGCTATAAAAGCTAGAGCAATGAGAGTCCTTAAGCAGAGGAGGAT GTATGATGGTCAACGTGACATGATATATAACCAGACATACAATTTGGATCAAGTTGCCTTCGCTACAGAGGGACTTAAAGATGCTCAACAAACT ATGTCAGCACTGAAGACTGCTAACAAGGAGTTGAAAGGGGTGATGAAGACTGTGAATATTTCGGCTATAGAT AGTATGCAAGATGAAATGATGGATATGATGGATATCAGCACAGAGATTCAAGAATCTCTTGGAAGAAGCTACAATGTCCCTGATGACATTGATGAAGAAGAACTTATGGGCG AGCTAGATGCTTTGGAAGCTGATATGGGAGCAGAGACGGAGTCTGATGCAGTTCCATCTTACCTTCAACCAGATAAGGAATCTGATCTGGACGCAGAACTTAACTTGCCTGTAGCTCCAATGGGCAATGCTTCAGCAGTGCCCAACAGAGTAAACCACCAG GCGGAGGATGGACTAGGCTTACCTGCTGTGCCTCAAGCATCGCTACGCAGTTAG
- the LOC122050761 gene encoding fas-binding factor 1-like translates to MATPSPAWFLSCASGLIDSEEVELQVNYGFPSYMARRANPTTSTLGLLSKEEQAAEALASLEEEEEQPFVAIHKKPRLTSEVPFRDTFGTFVQIPIVPSAISYERVASASQVTATASASSQPLPLALSSLASGPRAKRTPCRRSSSSPGPSATCAPSIDSTFLALPSSIPSGPSSVVPSSTTSFLSLPSSSTRPPSPSVPTSLFRQAFGLPSQLGQTSDPPIFGSIQLQGPLAESWLHSQELLKGTSISSRVDSHKQLLFTLERDNRKLRAQVETLKTTLPPSHIDLTQSRERVTLQTQQLEDIKKELQHRHQLLENKELERKTLELQVDRLNSRLQVETALKDKVILDVSHKNTVLEKVERLHNIFLSEQAQDSASKEFALLQEQE, encoded by the exons ATGGCCACTCCTTCCCCAGCATGGTTTCTTTCGTGTGCTTCTGGCCTTATCGATTCAGAAGAAGTGGAATTGCAAGtgaactatggttttccttcctatatg GCTCGTCGAGCTAATCCTACTACCTCTACTCTGGGTTTGTTATCTAAGGAAGAACAAGCAGCGGAAGCTCTTGCTTCcctggaagaggaagaggaacaaccttttGTTGCCATACACAAGAAGCCTAGACTTACTTCAGAGGTTCCCTTTCGTGATACCTTCGGTACTTTCGTGCAGATCCCCATTGTTCCTTCAGCTATTTCTTATGAAAGAG TTGCTTCTGCCTCCCAGGTGACTGCTACTGCTTCTGCATCCTCTCAACCTCTTCCTTTGGCCTTATCTTCCCTGGCCTCTGGACCACGAGCTAAAAGAACACCTTGCAGGAGATCTTCTTCGAGTCCAGGGCCATCAGCTACATGTGCCCCATCAATTGACTCAACTTTCCTTGCTTTGCCCTCTTCCATCCCATCTGGCCCCTCCTCAGTTGTTCCCAGTTCTACTacttccttcctttctcttccttCCTCTTCTACTCGACCTCCTTCACCTTCTGTCCCTACTTCTCTTTTTAGGCAAGCTTTTGGTCTGCCCTCTCAATTGGGACAAACCTCAGATCCTCCTATTTTTGGCTCTATACAGCTTCAGGGCCCATTGGCTGAATCTTGGTTACATAGCCAAGAGCTATTAAAGGGCACGAGTATTTCAAGTCGTGTTGACAGTCACA AGCAGCTACTTTTTACTTTGGAAAGGGATAATAGAAAATTAAGGGCTCAAGTAGAGACATTGAAAACCACTCTCCCTCCTTCCCATATTGATCTTACTCAATCACGAGAGAGGGTAACTTTACAGACTCAACAATTAGAGGATATAAAGAAGGAACTACAGCATAGGCATCAGttattggaaaacaaagagcttgaaaggaaaACTTTGGAGTTACAAGTGGATCGGTTAAACTCCCGCCTCCAGGTGGAAACTGCTTTGAAAGACAAAGTTATTttagatgtttctcataaaaatACTGTTTTAGAGAAAGTGGAGAGACTTCACAATATCTTTCTTTCTGAGCAAGCTCAAGATTCAGCATCAAAAGAGTTTGCTCTTCTACAAGAGCAAGAATAA